In the Treponema maltophilum ATCC 51939 genome, GAAGGCTGTCCGTTCAAAAATTCCTCAAGTTCGCCCAAGGCCTTTTCCCATTTTTCGCTCAGCTGCAAAAGGTCGTCGTCAAGTTTGTGAATACGCTGCTGTACGCTGCGGCTTTTTTCGCCGTCCGAATACACTTCCGGTTTTGCAAGGTCGGCTTCGAGCAGGGCTTTTTGTTCTTCGACCTGCGTGATTTGTTCCATAAGGAGCCGCTCTTCTTTTTCAAGTTTGCGTCTTTGCGACTGCAAACGTTTTTGTTCCGCATAGCTTGGCGGCATGCTCTGCTGCGGCGCACTGACCGGAGCGCTTTCGTCATTTGCGTCCCGCACCGTCGCGGCGGAAGCTCCGCCGTGAGCGCCGGCAAGCGTAGCGCCCGAAGCCGAAAACCCGGCGTCCGTATTGAAGGCCGCGTGTTTTTTTTGTTGTTCCAAATAATAATCGTAGGGGCCCGGATAAAGCCGGCAGTGTCCGGCGTTCAGTTCCAATATTCGCGTTGCGAGCGCTTGCGTAAAACTTCTGTCGTGCGAAATAAACACAATCGTTCCGCCGAAACTTTGCAGAGCCGCGAGCAGGGCGTCTTTTGAATGAATGTCCAAATGGTTTGTCGGCTCGTCGAGGATGAGCAGATTGGCGGGTTTGAGCAAAAGGCGCAGCATGGCAAGGCGGCTTTTTTCGCCGCCCGAAAGCACGTCGACTGTTTTGAAAATATCGTCGCCGCGGAATAAAAACGCCGCGAGCATGTCGCGCAGCTTGGGAACAAGGTCGAGCGGCGCTTCTTTTTCGAGCATGTCGATGACCGAAAGGTTTCCGTTTATTTTTTCGGCGCTGTCCTGACTGAAGTAGCCGATACTCACGTTCGCGCCCAGGACAAGTCGTCCGTCATAAGCGGTATCTTCGCCGGCAAGGATGCGCAGGAGCGTCGTTTTTCCGGCTCCGTTGCGCCCGGTAACGACGAGGCGATCCGAGTGTTCAACCGTCGCATCGATACCGCGCAAAACGGAATGAGTGCCGTAAGCTTTGCCGATTTTTTCCAAACGCAAAACAATCTTGCCCGAATGCGGTGCGCTCGGAAACGAAAAGCGGATTTTTTTCAGCGATTCGGGGATTTCGATGCGCGGCAGTTTTTCAAGCTGTTTTACGCGTTCCTGCACTTGGGCCGCCTTTGCCGCATTGTAGCGGAAGCGCCTGATAAAATCTTCGGTTTTGCGTATTTTTTCCTGCTGAAGATCGTATTGGGCGATTAAGCTTTCAAGTTCGCTTTGGCGCTTTTTTTCGTAGTTTGTAAAATTCCCGGCGTAACGATGGAGTTCGGCGTTAAACAGTTCGAGTATTTCGTTTACGCAGGTGTCCAAAAAATAACGGTCGTGGCTTACAAGCAAAAATCCGCCGGAAAAGCCGAGCAAAAAATCCTGCAGCCATGTGCGCGCTTCTATGTCCAAATAGTTCGTCGGTTCGTCCAAAAGCAAAATGTCGGGATTTTGCAGCAAAACCTTTGCGAGCGCAATACGCATTTGCCAGCCGCCGGAAAAAGTTTCGACGGGCTTGTCGAAATCGGCTTTTTCGAAACCCAAGCCCGAAAGTACTTGCTCGGCCCGGCTCGAACGGAAGTACCACTGCGAATCGGTAAGGTATTCGTTGATTTGCCGGTGGCGCTCCAAAAGCTGTGTTTGCAGTTTTTCATCCGAAACGGTTTTTAAGCGCTCGCCGATGTCCTCCATTTCCTCATGGAGCGCATAGCCTTCGGCGAAAGCTTTATCGGCTTCGGCGCGCAATGTCGCTCCCGAATGGACGATGCCCGACTGCGGAAGGTATACGACGCGGCAGTTTTTTTGCGCAACCCTCTCTCCCGAATCGGCGCTTATAAGACCGGCCGCTATTTTCATAAAAGTCGATTTTCCGCAGCCGTTCGCACCGACAAGAGCCGCGCGGCTTTCTTTGCGCAAATTTACCGTAACGTTTTTAAGGATTTCCCGCTCGCCGAATTTCAGGCACAGATTCGACAGTTGTAAAAAAGACATAGCGCGTTACTGTTTTGCAAAAAACAAAACCGACGGATTGCCGCTTCGCGACTGCACGACGCCGTTCCGCACGGAAGCGCCGCGCATGTCTTCCAGGCGCAAACCGGTTTCTTCGGTTTTGTAGAGAAAATTCACTTCGTCTTCGATGCCCTTAATCGCAAAAGTCAGCACGCCGTCGAACTGAGTTTCGAGCGCGTTCGAAACGAAATACTTTATGCGTACCGTACCGCGCAGGGTGCTTTCCCTATTCAGCGATTGCGGAAGGATTTCCGAAGTTATTGCCGGTTTGAAATTCCGCCACATAAAACTGCCGTTTTCATTCAGCTGCAACGTGCCGTAATTCGAACTTACGAACACGGGACCGAACGACGAAAGTCTGCGGTATTGCTCCGTGCGGCGACGATTTTCATTTTCGATAAGGGCTGCAACGCAGTCTTCTTTTTTCGGTTCGTCTTTCCGTTCGTCCGAGCCGTCTACAAAACCGTTTTCGCCTTGTACGCTTTGCGACAAAGATACAAACTGCACGACACCGCTTTGTTCCAAAGAGATAAAAGTGTAGGATACGGGCAGACCGTCTTGCCCCGTGTACTGAACGGTAACGGACGACGGCGAAAGAACGGTCATTGCAAATGATGTGCCGGTAAAGGTATACGTGTTTTCGCCGGTTTTTGCCGTTCCCTTGTACGCTGCTTTGGCGGACAGTTCCGGTACGGAAATCGAAACGAAGCCCGAATCCGCGCCCGTATCGAATCCGTATTCGCTTTTAATTCTGTCCGTATCGATTTTTCCGGACGCAATGATGCTTTTGTAATATTCGGGCACCCATTCGGTTTTTAAAACTTCTTCCAAAAGTTCGTCTTTTTCTTCCGCTGCCGGTTGAAGCGCCGCATGAACGCCGTTGCGTTCGTCGAAAAGGCGTAAATTGTACGAAAAGCACCAGCCGGAACTTCCGTCTTCGGTGAGCACTCTGAGCCAGATCCCCTCAAGCGGCGTGTTTCCCGCCATAACGGCTTGCCCTTCACCCTTGTACAAAACTTTTATAACTTCGTTGAGCCGGAGCCGGTACACTTGTTTTGCCGTATTGACCGGTTCAGTACGGATCGGAAGCCCGTCCAAAGCCGCAACCGCATATTGACGACGGTATTCGGCAAGGCGCTGCGCCGTTTTAAGCGCTTTTCCCTTTGATTCGGGGTCGGTAATGCGCCACAACGGCACTTCGATTTTTTGTTTGGAACCGGGAATTCCGATGATGTATACTTTGCCGATGTTTGAACGCACATATACGGGCACGACGGTTCCGTCAAAAAGGCCGTGTTCCGGAATCGACCACAGCACAACGCCGTACCCCATTTTTCCGCTGCAAGCGGACGTACAAAAAAGTGCAAAAATAAGCAGGCAGACCGATAAGGCTCGTTTCATACATAAAGCATACCATAAGAGCCGAATAACGGCAAGGAGCCGGGGATTTTCGCAAAAAATTTCAAGCGGCACTTTTCGTTCACTCTGTATGCATGAGAAGACTTGCGATAATAACAGCCTTTACTGCGCGTTAAAGCGGTAAGGCAATTACGTACAAGAACGACTTGAGCCGTTCAACGCACTTTCAGTATGATGCCCAAAACGGCAATCGTAACGAGCACTTGCAAAATCATGAATTTAACGAGTATTTGTGCGGGCGACCATTTGCGGTTTTTACTCATATGGTCGTGCAGCGGAAAACGCACGGAATCGAATATGCGGATTTTGAAAAAGCGCAGCAGGGCGACCTTGAGCAAGCCCGTTCCGCCGTTCAAAAAGATAACCGACGAGGTTGCAAAAATTAAAAACGGGTTGCCGCTTACCAAAACGCATACGCCGATAAAAAAACCCAGCGCCCTGCTTCCCGCATCTCCCATAAGAACCTTGCTCGGATAGGCGTTGTGCCACAGGTAGCCCATAAGAACGCCGGCAAGCGAAAAGGTGATGATTGCCCAGCCCGCGCCGTCCGCCAAGTGCGGAATGAGCAGGTACGCCGCAATGTCTTTGTGTCCCAATACAAAGTAAAACAGGGAGCCCATTGTAATGAGCGCGATAAGTACCAGGGTGCTTGAAAGCCCGTCGACCCCGTCTGTGCAGTTTGTCGTATTGATCGACGTCCATAAAAGGAGCGTCGCAACGGCAATGTACACGGGCGCCGCAACGGACACCGGGTCGGTTATAAACGGAAGCCAAAACTGTACGTGCCCGCCGCTCATGCGTTCGGGGTTCAAAACATACAAAATGACGGCAGCGGTAACCGAAATCGCGAGATCCAGAGCGCCTTTTTTGTATTCGCCCCAGCTGACCGTACTGCGGTCGTCCAAAAAGCCGGTAAGCATGGTCAGCCACGTAAGCGCAAGCATGCACAGCTGCAAAAGGTCGAGCGGGGCGAAAATGGCGGCCGCCGCGACAAAAACACTGATAAAAACGACGCCGCTTCCGGTCGGTTTTCCCTTTGCGGCCGCCGCATTCACGGTAAATTCGCGCCCGCGGTCTTCGGGCAAAAAAGCGTAGCAGCGCGGAAGCAGCACGTATACGGCGACAAAGCCCGTATACAGCGCAAGGGAAATAAGCACTGCGTAAGACTGCAAAAGTCTGAGCGGCCCGAAAAAGTTCACAATGTAAGATGCAAGATAGTACAACATGATTTATCCTTACTAAGTATCGGCGGGGATGTCGCAAAAGTTTGTTACTTTTTCGCCGGCCCCGTCAATGTTTAAAGTGCCGCCGGCCGGTAAACACCATGGCGATACCGGCTTTGTCCGCGGCGGCGATTGATTCTTCGTCGCGTATGGAGCCGCCGGGCTGAATGATTGTCTTTATGCCGTATTTTGCGGCCGTTTCGACGCAGTCGGCGAACGGGAAAAAAGCGTCGCTGATAAGCACTTCGGCGGGCGTTTTTCCCGCCGCGTCGGTAATGGCCTTTGCGTGTGCCAACGCCTGCTGTGCCGCCCAAATGCGGTTTGTTTGGCCGCTGCCTATGCCGATTGCCGCCGCATCTTTAACGACGACAATCGCGTTCGATTTTGCGAACATTGCAACCGTCATGCCGAAAGCGGCTTCTTTTTTGTGCGTTTCGCTCGGCTGTGCCTTCGTTACAACGCGCCACGAATCGAACAAATCTTCGTCGCCCGTTTGTACCAAAACGCCGCCGTCAACCGACAGCATTTCAAACGATTTTTGTACCGGCAAATCCATACGCACGAGGCGGAGGTTCTTTTTTGCGGAAAAAATGCGCACCGCTTCTTCGGTAAAATCGGGCGCGGCGATAACTTCCAAAAAGCAGTCGCTCATGCGCTTTGCCGCTTCTTCGTCGACGCATACCGAACAGCCGAGAATGCCGCCGAATATCGACACCGGATCGCAGTCGAACGCGCGCGTATACGCATCGGCGATCGACGTACCTTCGGCGGCGCCGCAGGGCGTATTGTGTTTAAGCGCAACGACGAAGGGGTTTTCGGCGTTTACATAGCGCTTGTATGCGCAGGTCGTTTTCCATGCAATGTCCAAGTCGCGCATATTATTGTACGACAGTTCTTTTCCCTGCAGTTGCCGCATTGCGCCGAAACTGCCGATTTTGTCCGCGTATACGTACAAAGCGGCTTTTTGATGCGCGTTTTCGCCGTAGCGCAGTTCCTGTTTTTTTAGGAGCGGAACGGTATAATATGAAGGAAAATTCGGCGCATCGTCTTCTTTCCCCGCTGCAAGCATAAAACGCGAAACCGCCGCATCGTATGCCGAAGTCAAATTGAACGCTTTTCCCGCCAACATACGGCGCAATTCAAAACCGACATCTTTTTTTTCCAGTTCATCCTGCACCGCTTGGTAATCGGCGGGTTCGGTGAGCACAATAACGTCTTTAAAGTTTTTTGCCGCCGATCGCAGCATGGCCGGCCCGCCTATATCTATAAATTCTATTGTGTCGGCAAAATCAAGGCCGGCTTGTACCTTTTCGAAAAAAGGATACAAATTGACGCATACAAGGTCGATGGGGCTGATGTGCAGTTTTTCGATCGTGCCCATGTGTGCGCTGTCATCGCGGCGTGCCAAAAGGCCGGCATGGACTGCGGGGTGCAGTGTTTTTACCCTTCCGTCAAGACATTCGGGAAAACCGGTAACCGAGCTTATATCGGTTACGGGAATGCCGTGTTCTTTTAGGTAGGCGGCCGTTCCTCCGGTGGAAAGAATTTCCCAGCCGTGCGTATGCAAAAAGGTGCATAAATCCTGTATACCGTTTTTGTCGAATACACTTACCAATGCTCTCTTTTTCATAAGCGCCCTTCTTTTTTAATTGGGAACCTCTAAAAACTGCAGTTTTTAGAGGTAACTCTATAAATGTGATGTTTTAACTCGCGATAATACAGCGAGTTAAAACTCGGCGACATTTCGGAGAAATCGCTAAAAGCGAGTTTTCCGAAATGTCCAATTGAATTACCGGCAGTATACCACGTATTTGAATTTATATA is a window encoding:
- the purH gene encoding bifunctional phosphoribosylaminoimidazolecarboxamide formyltransferase/IMP cyclohydrolase, which codes for MKKRALVSVFDKNGIQDLCTFLHTHGWEILSTGGTAAYLKEHGIPVTDISSVTGFPECLDGRVKTLHPAVHAGLLARRDDSAHMGTIEKLHISPIDLVCVNLYPFFEKVQAGLDFADTIEFIDIGGPAMLRSAAKNFKDVIVLTEPADYQAVQDELEKKDVGFELRRMLAGKAFNLTSAYDAAVSRFMLAAGKEDDAPNFPSYYTVPLLKKQELRYGENAHQKAALYVYADKIGSFGAMRQLQGKELSYNNMRDLDIAWKTTCAYKRYVNAENPFVVALKHNTPCGAAEGTSIADAYTRAFDCDPVSIFGGILGCSVCVDEEAAKRMSDCFLEVIAAPDFTEEAVRIFSAKKNLRLVRMDLPVQKSFEMLSVDGGVLVQTGDEDLFDSWRVVTKAQPSETHKKEAAFGMTVAMFAKSNAIVVVKDAAAIGIGSGQTNRIWAAQQALAHAKAITDAAGKTPAEVLISDAFFPFADCVETAAKYGIKTIIQPGGSIRDEESIAAADKAGIAMVFTGRRHFKH
- a CDS encoding ABC-F family ATP-binding cassette domain-containing protein, translated to MSFLQLSNLCLKFGEREILKNVTVNLRKESRAALVGANGCGKSTFMKIAAGLISADSGERVAQKNCRVVYLPQSGIVHSGATLRAEADKAFAEGYALHEEMEDIGERLKTVSDEKLQTQLLERHRQINEYLTDSQWYFRSSRAEQVLSGLGFEKADFDKPVETFSGGWQMRIALAKVLLQNPDILLLDEPTNYLDIEARTWLQDFLLGFSGGFLLVSHDRYFLDTCVNEILELFNAELHRYAGNFTNYEKKRQSELESLIAQYDLQQEKIRKTEDFIRRFRYNAAKAAQVQERVKQLEKLPRIEIPESLKKIRFSFPSAPHSGKIVLRLEKIGKAYGTHSVLRGIDATVEHSDRLVVTGRNGAGKTTLLRILAGEDTAYDGRLVLGANVSIGYFSQDSAEKINGNLSVIDMLEKEAPLDLVPKLRDMLAAFLFRGDDIFKTVDVLSGGEKSRLAMLRLLLKPANLLILDEPTNHLDIHSKDALLAALQSFGGTIVFISHDRSFTQALATRILELNAGHCRLYPGPYDYYLEQQKKHAAFNTDAGFSASGATLAGAHGGASAATVRDANDESAPVSAPQQSMPPSYAEQKRLQSQRRKLEKEERLLMEQITQVEEQKALLEADLAKPEVYSDGEKSRSVQQRIHKLDDDLLQLSEKWEKALGELEEFLNGQPSVVP
- a CDS encoding SH3 domain-containing protein — its product is MKRALSVCLLIFALFCTSACSGKMGYGVVLWSIPEHGLFDGTVVPVYVRSNIGKVYIIGIPGSKQKIEVPLWRITDPESKGKALKTAQRLAEYRRQYAVAALDGLPIRTEPVNTAKQVYRLRLNEVIKVLYKGEGQAVMAGNTPLEGIWLRVLTEDGSSGWCFSYNLRLFDERNGVHAALQPAAEEKDELLEEVLKTEWVPEYYKSIIASGKIDTDRIKSEYGFDTGADSGFVSISVPELSAKAAYKGTAKTGENTYTFTGTSFAMTVLSPSSVTVQYTGQDGLPVSYTFISLEQSGVVQFVSLSQSVQGENGFVDGSDERKDEPKKEDCVAALIENENRRRTEQYRRLSSFGPVFVSSNYGTLQLNENGSFMWRNFKPAITSEILPQSLNRESTLRGTVRIKYFVSNALETQFDGVLTFAIKGIEDEVNFLYKTEETGLRLEDMRGASVRNGVVQSRSGNPSVLFFAKQ